In one window of Osmia lignaria lignaria isolate PbOS001 chromosome 11, iyOsmLign1, whole genome shotgun sequence DNA:
- the LOC117604009 gene encoding odorant receptor 10-like encodes MDTRSYTDFSIASAIYITKYTGIWLPRNVSEEWQRKISISYMAFALVFGLYLNVVDIFHIWGNATQTMFVILNTLCISMTIIKMLILNFNRAKLADAFSYAQRHFWHDNYNYEEQLIFSISVKYCTRLIFFAFAVQPVTLAGYVITPIIENLGRNKSDRVLPFKMWLDLPLSETPYYELMFTFQVIDIFLIGVAYVCPDVFLCVFNLHVMGQFRILQHRMLNFWNVEGKEMTAFIYTDHCYAALKKCIQHHQLVIEFCVKLEQVYTMSILVHMAFLSMLMGLDCYEIFVADTNLSMRLIFIFHVIGSLIHLFIFTYTCHFMMEESTNVSRTIYSGSWSTLPMYKAGRSLRSDIRLIMIRSLKPCYLTAGGFFPVSLETFTTLLSSTFSYFTLMRESLIRTEDE; translated from the exons ATGGACACCAGATCGTACACGGATTTTTCCATTGCTTCAGCGATATATATAACAAAGTACACAGGAATATGGCTACCGCGAAATGTGAGTGAAGAATGGCAAAGGAAGATATCCATATCGTACATGGCCTTCGCACTTGTGTTTGGGCTATACCTGAATGTGGTCGATATTTTCCACATCTGGGGCAATGCAACT CAAACTATGTTCGTGATACTGAACACGTTGTGTATCTCTATGACAATAATTAAGATGCTGATCCTAAATTTTAATAGAGCTAAATTAGCAGACGCTTTTTCCTATGCGCAACGACACTTCTGGCATGATAATTACAATTACGAGGAACAACTGATCTTTTCCATATCTGTAAAATATTGCACACGGTTAATATTTTTCGCATTCGCTGTTCAGCCAGTTACTTTGGCCGGATATGTGATCACGCCTATTATTG AAAACCTTGGACGAAATAAATCGGACAGGGTACTTCCATTCAAGATGTGGCTCGACTTGCCATTATCTGAGACACCATATTACGAACTAATGTTTACTTTCCAG GTGATAGACATATTCTTAATTGGCGTTGCGTACGTTTGCCCTGATGTGTTTTTATGCGTCTTTAATTTGCACGTGATGGGTCAATTTCGTATACTACAACACAGAATGTTAAATTTCTGGAACGTTGAAGGCAAAGAAATGACTGCATTCATATACACCGATCATTGTTATGCAGCTCTCAAGAAGTGTATACAACATCATCAGTTGGTTATTGAGTTCTGCGTGAAGCTGGAACAAGTGTATACCATGTCGATTTTGGTGCACATGGCATTTTTAAGCATGTTAATGGGTTTGGACTGCTATGAAATATTCGTG GCAGACACAAATCTATCGATGCGTCTGATTTTCATATTCCACGTAATTGGCAGTCTAATTCACCTTTTTATCTTTACGTACACTTGTCACTTTATGATGGAAGAAAGCACCAACGTTAGTAGAACGATATATTCTGGTTCATGGAGCACTTTGCCAATGTACAAAGCTGGCAGATCGTTACGATCGGATATAAGATTAATTATGATAAGATCGTTGAAACCGTGCTATCTGACTGCTGGTGGATTTTTTCCCGTGTCTTTGGAGACTTTTACCACG CTTTTAAGTTCTACATTTTCGTATTTTACCCTGATGAGGGAGTCTTTAATCAGAACCGAGGACGAATAG